The genome window tgaaaaacaaggaCAAAGGGGAAATATTTAATGAATGGTGAGTATTTACTCTGTAATgtttgcaataaaaatgtttcatcacAATTTCAATGAGTTGAATTAGTGAAGAAGAAGAGTGAGGTTCATGGTAAATGTTATTCCTGGATAAAGATGTTCAGGTCTGAGCTGAAGAGATCCAAGTACCAAGTACCATCTCTATCCATCCAGACTGTCAAATCCAAtcaatgtgtgtttgtctgagtCTTCAGATTTTGCTGGATTCTGCTGTATTTTTAGCATTGGCTGTAGGAGAGCGGATAAACCCATACACTCCAGACTATAAGTGATACTGGCAAGTTGGTATACTGAGAAAAATGCAGTCTTACTCTCTTGGTCCAGGATGGTCTGATTGGTGTGTAGTCTAACAGCCCTCTGCTGCTCCACCTGGTCCTCCAACTCAAAGATGGTCTCTTTCAGGTCCTTGATCTGGTTCTCAGCATCTTGGCTTTTCTCCTCTAGAGCGAGTGTGTTGACTTTGTGATCTTCTTCCTGTCTCTCCACCCTCTCCAGGAGCTGCTGCCTTTCTGCCTCCACCTGCACAAACAGacacgcaagcatttcaaaaacaCCTGGTAACTTGTGAAAGCACTTCTTGTATTAGTGTTGCCTCTTTAAGATAATTTAGTAAGTCGCTAtggataaaatgtaaaaaacacaaaaaacattaagctcAGGAAGAACCTTATCCACTATCTAAATAACCTTGTCCAGTGAGAGGAGAAAAGCTCTTATAAGAGTTTTTAAAGCTCTCTCTGATGGCACCAAACTCTCTAAACTGAGGGTGTATGTTGAAGCCACAAGGCTTGGCTCACTCTCTGTGGTTAGgtcagagagaaaataaaagcatttcgCTGTTTGGTGTGATCTGGTTTCGCGTGTTGTCAGAGGCATGAGGTGCCAGTGACGTTAATGTCCTTGAGGGTTTACAAGTGTCGTTTCTGTgtttaactgtattttaaagaacgAGGTATGCcttgtaaacattttacaagTGCGCACTATGCAGCTGCATAAGTTTAGCATTTTTATGAAAGCAACTCTCAAATTTTCTGTCACTATGTGCTGAACATGAAGACAAAATCTGTGTCTTCACCTGGTTTACAAAGCATCTTTTTTTCCTTCACAATCCTTCACGACTGCTGGCGAGTCACCCCAAAACTCATTACAAAGGCAATCGTCTTTATTTGTCAATGGGAATTTATCCACTTATGTGAGCTGCGGCATAACATGATAAGCAACATAAAGTAAGCCGAAAGAAACAAACGTCTGATGAAACTTGTCTATAAATGACTGATGTGGTTCTGTACCTTAGCCAGCATGCCCTGAGCGCTCTCCGCTTTACTCCGCGCCTGCTGCAATTCTTGTCGCAGCTCCTTGCAGCTGTTCTCAAGCTTGTCTCTGTCTTCATGCGCTGCTTCGAGCAGACGTTGCAACTCCGTGTTGTCGCTGGCACTCTGCATCGCCTTCAGCTCAGCCACCTTCTGCCTCTCCGTCTCAACCTGATCCTTCAGACTAACATTCTCTGCTTTCAGAGCCTCCACATCCATCCGCTGCTCCTCAGCTTTCCTCAACGCATCGTCTCCAGCAACCTTCTCCCTCTCCAGACGTTCTTGAAGAACCTCCAGCTCTTCCTTAAAGCTCTTCATGGCTGCTTGCGCCTCTTGATGCTCCGTCTCCAAAGCCCTGAGACTGCCCGTCAGCTGCTGCTGGATGTTTACCAGTTTTTCTCTTTCGAAGCGGGAACTCTCCGTTTGCTCAGTCAGACGCTGTTCCAGCTCCGCGGTTCGGGTGACACGAGAGGCCTCAGCTTCTTGACTCTGAGCTTGTTCTCTGAGCCTTTGGTGAAGGGACTCATTCTGTTGCGCCAGGAGTTCAACGCGCTCCCGTTGTTGTTGTAGAGATGTCTGTAGTAGGCCTTTCTCCTCCGCCAGACGCTCATTTTCAGCGGTCAGCTCCTGGACAACCTGCTGTTGATCGGCAAGCTCTTGAAGAGTGGCCTGAAGTTCTTCAGATGTGCTGTGATGACTTTCTTCCATCTTCTGTATGCGCTCCATCAGGGACTTTATTGAGAGCTCACCTTGAACACTGCTACTGTCCGAGTCTGAAGGGATCTTCACAAAGTCTGAAGAGTCTGAGGAAGGTACAGGAGATCCTTTGGTGGTGTCACTACTAGATGACGTTTTGGGGTGCCTGCCATTGACCGTAGCTTGAGCGTCGAAAGTGGAGTCTGGCAAAACCCCATTAACTGCGTGTGTAGTGGATCCGGTGAGAGAtgctgtgatgtttgtgttgttctccAATGTAATGAGCTTCTGTTTCAAAGCTTGGTTTTCTTCTCGCAATGTGGCTAACTCGCGCTGGAAACGTCCATTTTTGTCCCGTAGCTCCATTACAAGCGAATTCCCCTCTGGTGTTCCAGCGTCCGATGATAAACCTATCCCTGGATGCCGCTGGAGCTCTGTTCTTAACTTACTGATCTGAAACTCATTGGCTTTGGCTTCAGCCAGAAGTTCCCTCACTTGACTCTCCAGCTGGTTTTTGTCCGAAACTACAGACTCCGATCTGGTCTTGACAGAGCTGCGGGACTGCTTGGTCAAAGCAGACAGGCTGGAGGTGCTGGAACTGCCGACCATCTTTTTGGTGCTGGAGCTTTTCTGATCACGCAATGAGAGCCGTTCTCTGGAGATGGTCTGTGGGATCTCGCGGGGAGCTGGGATCCcagattttttgtttgattGGTTGCCTGGAAATGAAGAAAAGAGATGTTTTGTTACTGGTTGATTTTTTGTCTTAATTGTTTGTTCAAGACTGTACATCCAAACCAAACACAATTACTCTTGGCaactttttctctctttcaacCCAATGAATGAAGTAATAAAAAGTTCTTATGACACCATACACTTTAAAAGCAACGTGTTGAAATCGGTAAACCAACAGGATTCCAGAACTCCAGTCCACATCACGCACGCACACATTTTAGGGTAATGTAGTCCAGAGATCTGACAATGTCACCATTTTTCTCGTTTCATTGTTCAAAGCCGTGTGTATCTGTGTGAGAGGTCATTCATTCAGTTAAAGAGTGATGACTGGACAGATTGTGTTTTGTCTCGTCACTTTCGAATGGTCACCAGGCACGACCTCACTGTAACCATAGCAGCGCAGAAGAACAAGACCACTGGCATGCGAGTGGCATCAGAGTGGGTGCGGGTGATATATTTACCCATTCTTTATGCTGTTTGCAAAATAGAGGTTAATTGCCCTCATAGGGGGAGTCTTGTGAAAGGATTTTGGTATAATCAGCAAATGCCAAATATGTTCGACTCGAGCTTGTTAAATCTGATGCCTCACTACAATAAAGGCAATGTTACAAAGCGACAGCATTTAAAAAGAGATCACAGTCCCAAAGGCCAAAACAAAATCGACCCGGGGGGCATAAAGATGGTTGTATGGGTAGATAGAGATTTAGAAAGCAAATCtacataataaaatcaaatcaaagacaGATATCGTATTACACAATGAACAATAGAGATGTATGAAATGCCTCTGTACTGTTCCACTTTATTATCCCACACAACCTAtaaaattttaacaaataaagtTCTACCAAAATCTGACTCTAATCAATGCTTTTGTTTAAACAGCACATCACTGAAGCCTCCAAGAAGTGGGTCTAAGCACCGCCTCGCTGAGGATACAAGCCTTGTCTATTTTTGACGGACATTGAGTCAAAGGCTCCAAGCTGCATAGCTTtatgtcaaaataaatgtcCCTCTGTAGACTTCCTTTCGTATATCAGATAACAAACATATCCATGACATGAGACTGGAAATTCATGAGGACGACAAGATGTTCATCCTCGAacaaaaccatggttattttgtgGTAAAATACTGTTTGCCTATAATAATCATCTTTTTAAGTGTACGAAAACAATGGTTAATTATCGTAAGGGAAAAAGCATGACACTATATACCGGAAAAACATAACCATTTAGCCAACTTGACCATGGTATCAATCAtgaaaaaacaccaaaaatgtTGGACAGTCAAATCATGTGGTCTCGCAAATTCAGCCGCTTTGCTTTTGAGAAGCTCCTGGTGTTCATCGGTACCACGTTGAGGACGGAACAAAACCTTGTCGGAGCCGTAACGTGCCGCCAAGGGGTAACCTGAGTGTTTTTTGTGAGTGACATATTCAGTTTAATGTACTTAAGTTTGACCTCTCTAGCTGAGAGCTGGCGCAGTAAAGAAACAGTCTGCAGAGAGTGACTGTGCCAGGACCACCAGAGATGCTATAAATGAATCATATACGGCTCTTTCTGTCTCACACCCCCACCCCTCGCTGATCCATCAAAGACAGAACCAGGACACAAACTCGTGCTTTATACATCACCATTTTCACTACGCTTTCATCACACACATATTTAATCTCGGCAGAAACATCATCTCTGAATTGCTTCTTATAGCAACATAATAACTCATATGTGGGTTTGGGTATGGAATAATCCTGTTTTCATAGACATGACAGCATGGGGTCATACACCACTTACTAAAATTGGTTTCTATATAGTAATAATATTTTAGATATATGAGGCATAAAAACACGCAACACATTTCAATCTCACACTGGGCAGCCTGATACGAAGTTTGTAACGGATGAGGAGATGTGAAAGTCTCTTTTGCGTGACTAATGTTTGGGCAGTGCCATTCTTAACGGACTGCATGATTCACACTTCTATTAAATTCAACCATTCCCTCGTCGATGGTCTGTTCATCTGTGTCGTCAGACCTGCTGAGAATCATATGGTCATGCACACATTTGgttatgtttttgttcagaATGGATAGCAAGATGTTTGACTTGACTTTGATTTTGTTACATATAACAGCAGTCAGTTGTGTTATTTTATACAGCAAAACTGTCTACAGTCAAGAAATGTAACATAACATTGTGACTAGTAATCTTTGTCCAGTAAACATGCAGTGTATTTCTTAAATCAGTGGAAAGATCTTCTGAGTGGAAAGTGAGTGGAACTTCATAAGATTGAATTAGATGGTCTGGGCGATTTAAAGGGTGTACTTTTACTACTTGGAATACTTAGTATTTGTCAAAGTGAaaggacagagaaagaaagagacagagataaAGCTAGACAGAGGTGATGTGggaatatggagaacaacatgTGTTTGCAAAAAGCTTAATTGAATGTTAAATTGtaattgaaaattaaaatgaaagctTAAGAAAAAAAGTCTCTAGTGTCCTGTGGTCTTTATTGAAAAGCAGatctttacttttatttagAGCCCAGACTCTTTAAAGAGATCGTCCATCCTAAATCTTTAAACAAGGGTACCCAGAGTTTCTTATTGATACATGGAGCGCATCATTTGGAGACACAGACATGCGACATCACAGTGAATGGGGTTTAGGTTTCAACAGCCCCAGATGAATTAACTAAAATGTGAGCTGGTTTAGCACAAAAAATATCAAGTAAAGAACTGTTGGCTGAGCTACAATGTGAGGAAAGCGAATATAATCATCTAGGAATTATGCTGTTGTGCTGGACATGACAGCATGGGGTGAGTCCAAATGGAGAAGCCATTGAAAGCCAAAATCAACAGTTCACGCTGCAATAACGTAGTCATGAACAAAAAATGTTATGTGAAGGGGGCATGTTTTCCCTCAGCATGAAGCGATGTCTCGGAAAGCACATTTAATCTGATAAAGCTTTTAGAAGCatcttgtattgttttattaaagaaaaccGACTGCTTCCTTAACCAATTGTCTCACGCTGTCTTGTTtcataattgtattatattaaaatgcatttaatcatATGCTGGTAGCTGGTAACAGTGTTGATGTATAAGTGTGCAAAATCTTGGGCGTTCAACTGTCATAATAACTATAATCTGAGATGTATTTCTTCTGATATCAAGTCAAATGCTTAAGAAAAAGATTGTCCTCCCTTTCCTTTACCTCCCTTTACCGTAATTCTTATACAGACTCAAattgtaaaacaaatgctttgaaTACGTAACAACCCAGTGGTGATTATAAGAAGTACAGGTTCAGGTTATCAAGCAAATAAGCTTCATGCTTAAATAAACCGACTACGACCCTCAAACCCAAATAAGATGAAGATCCACAGTGCCTAATGTTTTCCAACACATTATACAGGAGCAGCAGATTCATTCCTGATTCTCTGCCATATCTTCCTGTTATTCAATCTTAGTGAATGAGATGGACACTGGGTAAAAACATGTAGGTCCATATACAGAAGAAGAGGCAGTGAGCCCTGCTGACATCCTGCACCCAGAGGAAAACACAATCATTGACTTTCCATGTGCGTCAGACGGCTTACACACTTTAGCCATCCTGGACATTCTGAGAGCTTATGGTAGAGGAAGCGGAAATCTGTTATGATCCTCTTGTGTAAAGATACCAGTCAGAATGACACAAATATTCAAGTTCACAGCAAAAATGACCAAACTCTAACAGCATAACATAGAACTGTAATAAGGTGATTTACAAAATCCAAACCTATTCGATGCTGATGTAACagtgacatttttatatttttatatattttatttaatctccCTAAACATTATTTCCAAAAATGTCAGGCTTCgccctatttttttttataaaggaacaaaatcacatttacaaacGAAGACATAACCTTAAAACTCTTCCCTAAGCTGCATCAGAATCTGTCTCGTGCTAGAGATCTGAATGAGTGAATCGTGCTTAAAAATCCAGAGCAGTTCATGCTACAGGGGACAGAGGCACAAACTTTTAAAGCCAAGCaatatttacagttttgatAGAAGTAACCATATATAGTAGAAGGAATCTGGCTCTTTGAACAGAGGTTTATGGAGTAATGAGCATTGCTGTGATCATTGCATAAGCACGATAAGGACACAATTCTATTTTCTGATTTTCTTTTGATAAAAAAGCAACTATACACGTATTGTAAGCACATTGATGGGCCATAATTTACAGTAAACCTGAGCATGGAACAGATGAAAAAACGTGATTATATACACCCGTTTCCTTCAGCATTATTATATGCATTCATCATTTGTCTCAAAAATATGAAACGAATAtgtaatttttactttactaTTTGTATTACTATAGTAGGCAAAATTGAATACAGAATTACTGTGTGTCTGCAGAATGCGCCATGGATTAAATTGTCTTTCAAAAGTCCAGTGAATTAACTTTAGCGCCATCTAGTAGTGAGGTTGCATATTGCagccaatggctcactccagccctcccccctctctttcgaagcactacggtggctgacacaggacaaaatgtcatcatgtttttgttttacgcTTTACGAAGGCGCTCTGTAGAGTAGtctgtccatttagggctactgtagaaacaacatggtggaTTCCATGTGAGgtgacccgtggtgtatgtatatagaaatagctcatttgaAATACTTATTTCAAGATAATTAGAACATAACGCTTGATTATGTAAGGTATTTATGCACCTCTAAAACTAAATtctatatattatatagcatttttCTGACAATACAtcatccaaaaaattacacattctACATTTAATTCTCCAGGAAAGATTTGTGGAATTGACattgtcttttcttttatttggtTCTTGTTGGGAAAACTTCCAACATTCTGGTCTGATGTACTGCATAGCAACGTTCTGTGCAATCAACTGATGGACTGCTGTAATGATTTCTTGCTGAATTGATCACGTTTCAAGCTGTCAACTGACATGCTGGACTGAGTCATTTGATTCTGCTCGGACTGTTTCCTTTAACAATCTTTAACAATTTCTGCCCCTTctatttactgtaatgtatgACCTACCCCTCAGGATAACTGCCTGGTGTTTATAAAACCAAACTCCACAGGAAACAATACATAAAGACTGGTGACAATTCCAGCAATTCATTTCCTGTCTTCAACAAACGTCAGCTTAGATGTACGGTTGAAATGACTcaacgttcttaaaacaaatttaatagCTAATCAAATTCAACGAATAAAGACAAGTATTAGCTGTTTCGACTACACAATGTACTCATTTGCTTAGTGCTGTTGCttgtgcaaaaaaatctgtgacGTCGGATATCCAACAACAGATATTTAGTGTACACTGAAAACCACCAtatataagaaagaaaaaagttgaTACATTCTGTATGATACCTGGTCATCTTAGTGATCTATCCAGTTATATATGATTGAAGAGGTTTGCTTATGTCATTTTAACATcatacacataaaacacatgacTAGTGTAAACATAGCATTTGTTCAGATAACAGACAGTCGGGGTCTGGTCTAAATGTATCACTTGGTAATCAGGTAAAGATACTGAATGCATAGGAGTCGAGGCACCGATATAACATTCAATAAACGGTATCAGCTACTAAAAGCAATGTTTCAACTCCAAAcgatcagggccgatatatccAGTAAATggaaagaggacaggaaaatgcaatgaatttgtacTCTGTATATGGAAAATGTTAGGTTCTGTGCCAACCCCTCTCTTCACCCAATATAGTCCTGTCaaaataaagctaaaaaatataacttcaaaaatatattttaaaacaaacaattttggCAACTACTGTTTATATAATACTTAGTTTAAAATTTGTAAtctacttaaaataaatgtaaacgtgGGTGGAGTACATGGGGGCAGTTATATGGCTTGATGTGTGCTGACCAGCCCTATTTTAGATATTGAAAATGCTAAGAAAATAATCCCCATCACTTTGAAAAGCTGTTTTGTTGCAACGGTTAACTTAATCTACTTAAGTATTTGCAAGCAAATTACTTGTCAAATTATTTTGGGTGGTTCTCTTTAACAGAGTAGGCCAAAGGTATAGCATCAAAGAGAGCGACAGAGATTCTTACAGTGCTACTATTCTCAAGTTTCTTGTTGAGTTCAGGCTGAAAAACAGCAGCTAATAAAGGTGGAGAATGGTTTTATTTAATCACATCTATTAGCCGTTTCTGAGAAATGTGTGTAGCTCTGTATGGCGCTCATGGCCTGAAATCTACTGACCTTATGCTTACCCTTCGTTGCAAAGTGGTATGAAATGATGTGTGGATATTGAGCAGGCCTGCCTAGAAAAGGATATTTTATGCTGAAACATccttatttttggttgaagccCAATAAAACCCTGAAGGCTTATTGTGGCAGAGACAAAAACAAGCTAGATATAGCTCTGGTTTCTTTCCTGACGGGCAAATCTGGTAAAAGACCAACTATGTGTTCACTagattttattacatttctacTTCCAAACATCTCCTCTGTTTTGAATCTGAATTCTGAAACATCTTCAGTGAGATATTTATGAACTACTTACGTGTAAATGGTCACGTGATGTTTCGACCAATTTTCCAGAAATGGCGGGCCAAAACCAACTAAGTGTTTTCAATAGGGGTGTCATGCTTGATTCTGCAGAGCCAAGCAAAAAAACTGATTGTGTTATTTGTCTGTTGACTGTGAAAA of Triplophysa dalaica isolate WHDGS20190420 chromosome 4, ASM1584641v1, whole genome shotgun sequence contains these proteins:
- the specc1 gene encoding cytospin-B isoform X2: MGNQETRVEEADTGNQSNKKSGIPAPREIPQTISRERLSLRDQKSSSTKKMVGSSSTSSLSALTKQSRSSVKTRSESVVSDKNQLESQVRELLAEAKANEFQISKLRTELQRHPGIGLSSDAGTPEGNSLVMELRDKNGRFQRELATLREENQALKQKLITLENNTNITASLTGSTTHAVNGVLPDSTFDAQATVNGRHPKTSSSSDTTKGSPVPSSDSSDFVKIPSDSDSSSVQGELSIKSLMERIQKMEESHHSTSEELQATLQELADQQQVVQELTAENERLAEEKGLLQTSLQQQRERVELLAQQNESLHQRLREQAQSQEAEASRVTRTAELEQRLTEQTESSRFEREKLVNIQQQLTGSLRALETEHQEAQAAMKSFKEELEVLQERLEREKVAGDDALRKAEEQRMDVEALKAENVSLKDQVETERQKVAELKAMQSASDNTELQRLLEAAHEDRDKLENSCKELRQELQQARSKAESAQGMLAKVEAERQQLLERVERQEEDHKVNTLALEEKSQDAENQIKDLKETIFELEDQVEQQRAVRLHTNQTILDQENQMKRLEENKAELEKQIKVQNKQMKDETEEWRRFQADLQTAVVVANDIKVEAQQELRMLRRQLQEEEEHNAALTTELEQMRGARSWNEVISLSDSEGSPRWCRMSVSQNAPGSFLTNGSGSGIITPTEPETTVKTLIKSFDTTLPNGGSSSVQMHTSPRSPLSGIPIRTAPAAAVSPIQRHSGIKLLPKTLERRFVFGGFPHSRSCDEAKPSSLMRKSPSLESVIKTPAHFNSRTSSFTYNRANSKLNVERTDPLSALAREYGGSKRNALLKWCQKKTEGYPNIDVTNFSSSWSDGLAFCALLHTYLPAHIPYQELISQDKGRNLTLAFQAAENIGIKSSLDIDELMHTDRPDWQRVMQYVSQIYKYFET
- the specc1 gene encoding cytospin-B isoform X1 yields the protein MLKGGSVKAALPRPGAPERTKLSTSSSYSSNIGMRTSRSSSTIASDLRLSKMKRASSDDALAKPVLGSVAPGSRMKKTITTGAISELTDNRPRSASSSTFTRTSNQSNKKSGIPAPREIPQTISRERLSLRDQKSSSTKKMVGSSSTSSLSALTKQSRSSVKTRSESVVSDKNQLESQVRELLAEAKANEFQISKLRTELQRHPGIGLSSDAGTPEGNSLVMELRDKNGRFQRELATLREENQALKQKLITLENNTNITASLTGSTTHAVNGVLPDSTFDAQATVNGRHPKTSSSSDTTKGSPVPSSDSSDFVKIPSDSDSSSVQGELSIKSLMERIQKMEESHHSTSEELQATLQELADQQQVVQELTAENERLAEEKGLLQTSLQQQRERVELLAQQNESLHQRLREQAQSQEAEASRVTRTAELEQRLTEQTESSRFEREKLVNIQQQLTGSLRALETEHQEAQAAMKSFKEELEVLQERLEREKVAGDDALRKAEEQRMDVEALKAENVSLKDQVETERQKVAELKAMQSASDNTELQRLLEAAHEDRDKLENSCKELRQELQQARSKAESAQGMLAKVEAERQQLLERVERQEEDHKVNTLALEEKSQDAENQIKDLKETIFELEDQVEQQRAVRLHTNQTILDQENQMKRLEENKAELEKQIKVQNKQMKDETEEWRRFQADLQTAVVVANDIKVEAQQELRMLRRQLQEEEEHNAALTTELEQMRGARSWNEVISLSDSEGSPRWCRMSVSQNAPGSFLTNGSGSGIITPTEPETTVKTLIKSFDTTLPNGGSSSVQMHTSPRSPLSGIPIRTAPAAAVSPIQRHSGIKLLPKTLERRFVFGGFPHSRSCDEAKPSSLMRKSPSLESVIKTPAHFNSRTSSFTYNRANSKLNVERTDPLSALAREYGGSKRNALLKWCQKKTEGYPNIDVTNFSSSWSDGLAFCALLHTYLPAHIPYQELISQDKGRNLTLAFQAAENIGIKSSLDIDELMHTDRPDWQRVMQYVSQIYKYFET